In the Phycisphaerae bacterium genome, one interval contains:
- a CDS encoding 2-oxo acid dehydrogenase subunit E2 — MSLQEIKLPDLGEGVKGGDVIQVLVSPGDVVKPEQTVAEVETDKAVLEVPCPVAGKVVQVSVAQGDHIVVGQTLISVETDVTAAVAATPPAAGPAPAADRVARPSAPQVTAPVEETVPVAGPVSAHSVASPAAPAGPARDEAPIAAGPATRRLARELGVDLRVIAQSHPGTRVTDEMVKAFVKQAMTTGAAAAGGGTCVVAAPPLPDFSQWGPVDRVPFSSLQRKTAEALSVGWSLAPHVTQFEQCDITRVEVLRKRFRDTPQGKEAKLTVTAFVLKALTTVLKAHPQFNASFEHRTNELILKRYYHIGVAVDTEAGLIVPVLRDVDRKGVLQIAAEMNELAERTRKRKVGLDELKGGTFTVTNLGGIGGTAFTPIINYPEVAILGLARSKEEPAVVDGKLTTRLMLPLCLSYDHRVINGADGARFIRKLAGLLEDPEVLLLGA, encoded by the coding sequence ATGAGTCTTCAGGAAATCAAGTTGCCGGATCTGGGCGAAGGGGTCAAAGGGGGCGATGTCATCCAGGTGCTTGTCTCACCTGGCGACGTGGTCAAGCCCGAGCAGACGGTGGCCGAGGTCGAGACCGACAAGGCGGTGCTTGAGGTTCCGTGCCCGGTGGCGGGTAAGGTCGTTCAGGTTTCGGTCGCTCAGGGGGATCACATTGTCGTCGGGCAGACGCTGATCAGCGTGGAGACGGACGTCACTGCGGCGGTGGCGGCGACTCCGCCGGCGGCGGGGCCCGCGCCGGCCGCGGACCGCGTAGCCCGGCCCTCTGCCCCGCAGGTCACTGCGCCGGTTGAGGAGACTGTGCCGGTCGCCGGGCCGGTTTCGGCTCATTCGGTCGCATCGCCTGCGGCCCCGGCAGGGCCTGCCCGTGACGAGGCGCCGATTGCAGCCGGTCCGGCCACACGACGGCTGGCACGGGAGTTGGGCGTCGATCTCCGGGTCATCGCCCAAAGCCATCCCGGCACCCGAGTAACGGACGAGATGGTCAAGGCCTTTGTCAAACAGGCCATGACGACGGGTGCGGCGGCGGCTGGAGGGGGCACGTGCGTGGTGGCCGCCCCCCCGCTCCCCGACTTCAGTCAGTGGGGGCCGGTGGACCGGGTACCGTTCTCGAGCTTGCAGCGGAAGACAGCCGAGGCCCTCTCGGTCGGCTGGAGTCTAGCCCCGCACGTGACCCAGTTCGAGCAGTGCGACATCACGCGGGTGGAGGTTCTCCGCAAGCGATTCCGCGACACGCCGCAGGGCAAGGAAGCCAAGCTCACGGTGACGGCCTTTGTGCTCAAGGCATTGACCACGGTTCTCAAGGCCCACCCGCAGTTCAACGCGTCCTTTGAGCATCGCACCAACGAGTTGATTCTCAAGCGTTACTACCACATTGGCGTGGCGGTGGATACTGAGGCGGGGCTGATTGTCCCCGTGCTGCGGGACGTGGATCGCAAGGGCGTGCTGCAGATCGCGGCGGAGATGAACGAACTGGCCGAGCGGACGCGGAAGCGCAAGGTGGGCTTGGACGAACTGAAGGGTGGCACCTTCACGGTGACCAACCTGGGGGGGATTGGGGGCACGGCCTTCACGCCGATCATCAACTATCCGGAGGTGGCGATTCTCGGGCTGGCTCGTTCGAAGGAGGAGCCGGCGGTGGTTGACGGGAAACTGACCACGCGACTGATGCTTCCGCTGTGCCTGTCGTACGATCATCGGGTCATCAACGGAGCCGACGGGGCGCGGTTCATTCGCAAGCTGGCCGGCCTGCTGGAGGACCCGGAGGTGCTGCTCCTGGGGGCATGA
- a CDS encoding DUF1080 domain-containing protein: MAKRFCLSMITSVLVLALVSAVPPVVAAGEEGQVSSPPSRPDKIRLLIVTGGHGFERDPFFAMFKSYPDMTFREVKQPEALKWYTAEKSREYDVLVWYDLWDDVKPADLENLKALLDKGKPLVALHHSIANYQDWPEAIKILGGKFYTKPSGGRGTSTWKEGIQLRIRVADPNHPVTRFMKDYDIHDEGYGAMEFLPGTHALLTTDNPHSDKTVAWTHTYGKSAVVYMQGGHDHFAFENPNYRRQVGQAIRFVAGRLPDPSEKGFEPIFNGKDLDGWTVVADRAGFVVKDGIVRSDSGKNGQWLRYNRELGDFVLRVEWRVSKDGNAGVFIRSKAEGNPWETGHEIQISNQPRDAMHCTGSMYGRVAVDPRPDESPDVWHEFEIQCRGSRIKVFADNVPVIDVDQSKVESAKGIPLKGFIGLQDSHNPTGWIEYRKVMLKELKGEKAADPS, translated from the coding sequence ATGGCCAAGCGATTTTGTCTGTCGATGATTACGTCGGTCTTGGTCCTGGCGTTGGTGAGCGCGGTCCCGCCCGTCGTGGCGGCTGGGGAGGAAGGCCAGGTTTCGTCGCCGCCCTCCCGTCCCGATAAGATCCGGCTGCTGATTGTGACCGGGGGGCACGGATTCGAGCGCGATCCGTTTTTTGCCATGTTCAAGTCCTACCCGGACATGACGTTCAGGGAGGTCAAGCAGCCGGAGGCGCTCAAGTGGTACACGGCCGAGAAGAGCAGGGAATACGACGTTCTCGTCTGGTACGACCTGTGGGACGATGTCAAGCCGGCTGACTTGGAGAACCTCAAGGCCCTGCTCGACAAGGGCAAGCCGCTGGTTGCCCTTCATCACAGCATCGCCAACTACCAGGACTGGCCGGAGGCGATCAAGATTCTGGGTGGCAAGTTCTACACCAAGCCGAGCGGCGGGCGGGGCACGTCCACCTGGAAGGAAGGCATCCAGCTCAGGATCCGTGTGGCCGATCCGAATCATCCGGTGACGCGGTTCATGAAGGACTACGACATTCACGACGAAGGGTATGGGGCGATGGAGTTCCTACCTGGGACGCACGCGCTGTTGACTACGGACAATCCGCACAGCGACAAGACCGTGGCATGGACGCACACTTACGGCAAGAGCGCGGTCGTCTACATGCAGGGTGGGCACGATCACTTCGCGTTCGAGAACCCGAACTACCGGCGACAGGTGGGGCAGGCGATTCGGTTTGTGGCCGGGCGGTTGCCGGATCCTTCGGAGAAGGGATTTGAGCCGATCTTCAACGGCAAGGACCTGGACGGCTGGACGGTGGTTGCTGATCGGGCGGGGTTCGTGGTCAAGGATGGCATTGTGCGCAGCGACAGCGGCAAGAACGGGCAGTGGCTCCGCTACAACCGCGAGTTGGGTGACTTCGTGCTTCGCGTCGAGTGGCGGGTGAGTAAGGACGGCAACGCGGGGGTGTTTATCCGCAGCAAGGCGGAGGGCAATCCGTGGGAGACGGGGCACGAGATCCAGATCAGCAACCAGCCGCGGGATGCGATGCACTGCACGGGGTCGATGTACGGCCGTGTGGCGGTCGATCCGCGGCCGGATGAGTCGCCGGATGTCTGGCATGAGTTCGAGATCCAGTGCCGGGGTTCGAGGATCAAGGTGTTCGCGGACAACGTGCCGGTGATCGACGTGGATCAGAGCAAGGTTGAGTCGGCCAAGGGTATTCCGCTCAAGGGTTTCATTGGTCTGCAGGATTCGCACAATCCCACCGGATGGATCGAGTATCGCAAGGTGATGCTCAAGGAGTTGAAGGGGGAGAAGGCGGCGGACCCGTCGTAA
- the lysA gene encoding diaminopimelate decarboxylase has translation MDSFAYRDGELYCEQLPVRRIAETVGTPTYVYSTETFRNHYRAIARSFAELNPTVCYSIKSCQNLHILRLLVGLGAGMDVVSGGELFRALKAGADPARISYAGVGKTDPEIRQALAAGIGLFNIESEAELANLIELARQTGRNTRAALRVNPDVDPKTHRHTATGKRESKFGVDLERARRVFEQYGRNSHVRLCGIHLHIGSPVNTVEPYVQAVTKAVQLIEDLRSARFEVDTLDLGGGFGANYTEGQSAELAQYAEKLVPLIRGRGLKTVIEPGRSISANAGILLVRTTFVKPGPDKQFVIVDGSMTELIRPALYDAFHFAWPAQPGSAFVPPVRQADLNLPGSVEVDIVGPVCESADFLAKARYLPPIKRGDLIAVFTAGAYGFVMASHYNSRPNAAEVLVDGDSFRTIRRRETYDDLIAAEENA, from the coding sequence GTGGATAGCTTCGCCTATCGTGATGGAGAGCTGTACTGCGAGCAGCTGCCTGTCCGGCGCATCGCCGAGACCGTCGGTACGCCAACCTACGTCTATTCCACCGAGACGTTCCGAAATCACTATAGGGCCATCGCTAGGAGTTTCGCCGAGCTGAATCCGACGGTCTGCTACTCGATCAAAAGCTGCCAGAATCTGCATATCCTGCGGCTGCTGGTCGGCCTGGGGGCCGGAATGGACGTGGTCAGCGGCGGCGAACTGTTCCGGGCCCTCAAGGCCGGGGCCGACCCCGCCAGAATCTCCTACGCCGGCGTGGGCAAGACCGACCCCGAAATCCGGCAGGCCCTCGCGGCCGGCATCGGCCTATTCAACATCGAGTCCGAGGCCGAACTGGCCAATCTCATCGAACTCGCCCGCCAGACCGGCCGGAACACCCGAGCAGCCCTGCGGGTGAATCCCGACGTCGATCCGAAGACCCACCGACATACCGCCACCGGCAAACGCGAAAGCAAGTTCGGCGTCGACTTGGAGCGAGCCCGCCGCGTGTTCGAGCAATACGGCCGCAACTCCCACGTCCGACTCTGTGGCATCCACCTGCACATCGGCTCCCCGGTCAATACCGTCGAACCCTACGTCCAGGCGGTAACCAAGGCCGTCCAGCTGATCGAGGATCTTCGCTCCGCTCGGTTCGAGGTGGATACCCTCGATCTCGGCGGCGGATTCGGCGCTAACTACACGGAGGGCCAGTCGGCCGAACTCGCCCAGTACGCCGAGAAACTCGTCCCGCTCATCCGCGGCCGCGGGCTGAAAACGGTCATCGAACCGGGACGCTCGATCTCGGCCAACGCCGGCATCCTCCTGGTTCGGACCACATTCGTGAAGCCGGGACCGGACAAGCAGTTCGTGATCGTCGACGGCTCCATGACCGAACTGATCCGCCCAGCCCTGTACGACGCCTTCCATTTTGCCTGGCCGGCACAGCCAGGCTCGGCCTTCGTGCCGCCGGTCCGCCAGGCCGACCTCAACTTGCCCGGCAGCGTCGAAGTGGACATCGTCGGCCCAGTTTGCGAAAGCGCCGATTTCCTGGCCAAGGCCCGCTACCTGCCGCCGATCAAACGCGGCGACCTCATCGCCGTCTTCACCGCCGGCGCCTACGGCTTCGTCATGGCCAGCCACTACAACTCCCGCCCTAACGCGGCCGAAGTCCTCGTCGACGGCGATTCCTTCAGGACCATCCGCCGCCGCGAAACCTACGACGACCTGATCGCGGCGGAAGAGAACGCTTGA
- a CDS encoding PilT/PilU family type 4a pilus ATPase has translation METTSSVPHDGELMGFLAQGLAAGASDLHLVAGYPPTLRIHGRLQPLAGRPSSGEGIARMIDRVMPAALKPQRDLRKDLDFSLSFSQGDEPARFRVNVFHNQGSLGACFRFIPPTIPSFEWMGIPVDLARRIASLPGGLVLITGVTGAGKTTTLAGLVQMVSQSGNRRIVTIEEPIEYIFKAAANSVISQREVGIDVDSFAEGLKYSLRQDPDVILCGEIRDRETAQMAISAAETGHLVLTTLHTQDARGAITRLVDIFPVDQHQDVRSQLSLSLRFVISQHLLPNIKPDEKRVLALEILVANDAVRAAIRMNKVETIDSLIQTGKKVGMQSLDENLSYLACTRRIAARTAHRFAKNPAGLRAMGVPDVELENGVSI, from the coding sequence ATGGAGACGACCAGTTCAGTGCCACATGATGGGGAGTTGATGGGCTTTCTGGCGCAGGGGCTCGCGGCCGGGGCATCCGATCTTCACCTGGTGGCCGGGTACCCCCCTACCCTACGGATCCACGGTCGTCTGCAACCGCTGGCGGGAAGGCCTTCGTCGGGTGAAGGGATTGCCCGGATGATCGACCGTGTCATGCCGGCAGCGTTGAAGCCGCAACGGGATCTCCGCAAGGATCTGGACTTCTCACTCTCGTTCAGCCAGGGAGATGAGCCGGCCCGCTTTCGAGTCAACGTGTTCCACAACCAGGGGTCGCTGGGGGCGTGTTTCCGGTTCATTCCGCCGACCATACCCTCCTTTGAGTGGATGGGTATCCCCGTTGACCTGGCCCGGCGGATCGCGTCGCTACCGGGGGGGCTGGTACTGATCACCGGCGTGACCGGGGCGGGCAAGACCACGACGCTGGCTGGTCTGGTGCAGATGGTCAGCCAGTCGGGCAACCGCCGGATCGTGACCATTGAGGAACCGATCGAGTACATTTTCAAGGCAGCGGCCAACTCGGTGATCAGCCAGCGTGAGGTGGGTATCGACGTGGACAGCTTCGCGGAGGGGCTCAAGTACAGCTTGCGGCAGGACCCGGACGTGATCCTGTGCGGCGAGATCCGCGATCGGGAGACGGCCCAGATGGCCATCAGTGCCGCGGAGACCGGGCACCTGGTGCTGACCACGCTGCACACCCAGGACGCCCGCGGGGCCATCACCCGGCTGGTGGACATTTTCCCGGTCGACCAGCACCAGGACGTTCGCAGTCAGTTGTCGCTGTCGCTGCGGTTCGTGATCAGCCAGCATCTGCTGCCTAACATCAAGCCGGACGAGAAGCGGGTGCTGGCTCTCGAGATCCTGGTGGCCAACGACGCGGTGCGAGCGGCGATTCGGATGAACAAGGTCGAGACCATTGACTCGCTGATCCAGACCGGCAAGAAGGTCGGCATGCAGTCGCTGGACGAGAACCTCTCGTACCTGGCGTGTACTCGAAGAATTGCCGCCCGGACCGCGCACCGGTTCGCCAAGAACCCGGCTGGTCTTCGGGCGATGGGTGTGCCGGACGTGGAATTGGAGAACGGGGTGTCGATCTGA
- the lpdA gene encoding dihydrolipoyl dehydrogenase, which translates to MSDAAVRETDVVVIGAGPGGYAAAFAIADRGFKVAVVDADPEPGGVCLNRGCIPSKSLLHVARLIGEVREAKEWGLSFGEPRIDVARLRSWKNEVIGKLNGGIRQMAKLRQVDLVRAWARFEDSQTLLLSTERGAAPDRGRLKFKRAVVAAGSRPAVIPAFDIGSPRIWNSTSALELSAVPQTLLIVGGGYIGLEMGTVYAALGSEVTVVEMTEGLLPGADRDLVRVLELRLRKAFKSVYLNTKVSKVTEAGSGVAVTFEAVGGAKAGPKAPPATAEFERVLVSVGRTPNSDGLGLENTKAKVTGRGFVEVDPQLRTDDAHIWAIGDIAGEPMLAHKAAYEAKVVAEVFAGHKAAVDAKAIPAVVFTDPEIAWAGLTENQAKAAGTEVKIAKFPWGASGRATANGRNDGVTKVIASPASKQVLGVGIVGSGAGELISEAVVAIEMGATAEDLALCIHPHPTLSETVMEAAEAVFGSSTHQAPPRR; encoded by the coding sequence ATGAGTGATGCAGCGGTCCGTGAAACCGACGTGGTGGTTATTGGTGCCGGGCCCGGGGGTTATGCGGCCGCGTTTGCGATCGCCGACCGGGGGTTCAAGGTCGCGGTGGTGGACGCCGATCCGGAGCCGGGTGGTGTGTGTCTGAACCGGGGGTGTATTCCATCGAAGTCACTGCTGCACGTGGCTCGCCTGATCGGCGAGGTTCGGGAGGCCAAGGAGTGGGGTCTTTCGTTCGGAGAGCCGCGGATCGACGTGGCCCGGTTGCGGAGTTGGAAGAACGAGGTTATCGGGAAGCTGAACGGAGGCATCCGGCAGATGGCCAAGCTTCGCCAGGTAGATCTGGTGCGGGCGTGGGCGCGGTTCGAGGATTCCCAGACGCTTCTGCTCAGCACCGAGCGTGGGGCGGCTCCCGACCGAGGTCGTCTGAAGTTCAAGCGGGCGGTGGTGGCGGCCGGCTCGCGTCCCGCGGTCATTCCGGCGTTCGACATCGGCAGTCCGCGGATTTGGAACTCGACTTCCGCATTGGAGCTCAGCGCCGTACCGCAGACGCTGCTGATCGTGGGCGGCGGGTACATTGGCCTGGAGATGGGGACGGTTTACGCAGCCCTGGGCAGCGAGGTCACCGTCGTGGAGATGACCGAGGGGCTGCTGCCGGGCGCGGATCGCGATCTGGTTCGCGTTCTCGAGCTGCGGCTCAGGAAGGCGTTCAAGAGCGTCTACTTGAACACCAAGGTGTCGAAGGTAACCGAGGCCGGCAGTGGGGTCGCGGTCACGTTCGAGGCGGTCGGGGGGGCCAAGGCCGGCCCCAAGGCGCCGCCGGCGACCGCGGAGTTTGAGCGGGTGCTTGTGTCGGTCGGCCGGACGCCGAACAGCGACGGGCTGGGGCTGGAGAACACGAAGGCCAAGGTGACCGGGCGTGGTTTCGTCGAGGTAGACCCACAGCTGCGTACGGACGACGCGCACATCTGGGCGATTGGCGACATTGCCGGGGAGCCGATGCTGGCCCACAAAGCGGCCTACGAGGCCAAGGTGGTGGCCGAGGTGTTTGCGGGGCACAAGGCGGCCGTGGATGCGAAGGCCATCCCTGCGGTGGTTTTCACGGATCCGGAGATCGCCTGGGCCGGTTTGACCGAGAATCAGGCCAAGGCGGCGGGGACCGAGGTTAAGATTGCCAAGTTCCCGTGGGGTGCTTCGGGACGAGCCACGGCCAACGGTCGCAACGACGGGGTGACCAAGGTTATCGCCTCACCGGCCAGCAAGCAGGTTCTGGGCGTCGGCATCGTGGGTTCTGGAGCGGGCGAGCTGATTTCGGAGGCGGTCGTGGCGATCGAGATGGGTGCCACGGCTGAAGACCTGGCCTTGTGCATCCATCCCCATCCGACGTTGTCGGAGACGGTCATGGAAGCGGCCGAGGCGGTCTTCGGAAGCTCGACACACCAAGCCCCCCCGCGACGATAA
- a CDS encoding MFS transporter, translating to MSHLLVFLFPMIVDMVLSSALFMATVWAAENGAKASAVSNLLSAWSVIYMLASLAIGRVVTRRNAAWLLITACLATAIQSALLARCSGLLGMYLLIGLLGVTMGMFWTPFQVFMKVVGEGRQRPITQSVGLYTLSWSIGYALGPFSAGFLWDRLGWHDCHLLNAAVVIVVAFGIWLLKHHATSHPAADHQPDTTPENGTHNTPYAKMPDLAWMGWIFGGVCCMAVSMVRGVFPTTGADLQLSKSTQGLTMAALSASQGLMGMSLAYGRWWMYRPWPILAIGAAGTVALTLFALAGTSTTFYVAAACLGLYTGSMYFYLVFHSLVHPERSARYVSINEAMVGLTGIAGPALGGLVADLQSPSSSYLVTAAIVMVAVAVQAALHARLATNPPAATNK from the coding sequence TTGAGCCACCTACTCGTCTTCCTGTTTCCAATGATCGTGGACATGGTCCTGTCCAGCGCTTTGTTCATGGCCACCGTCTGGGCCGCCGAAAACGGCGCCAAAGCCTCCGCCGTCTCCAACCTGCTCAGCGCCTGGTCGGTCATCTACATGCTCGCCTCACTGGCCATCGGCCGGGTCGTCACCCGACGCAACGCGGCTTGGCTCTTGATCACCGCCTGCCTCGCAACAGCCATCCAATCCGCCCTTCTCGCCCGCTGCTCCGGCCTGCTGGGTATGTACCTGCTCATCGGGCTGCTCGGCGTGACCATGGGCATGTTCTGGACCCCGTTCCAGGTCTTCATGAAGGTCGTCGGCGAGGGCCGCCAGCGCCCGATCACCCAATCGGTCGGACTGTATACCCTGTCCTGGAGCATCGGCTACGCCCTCGGCCCGTTCTCCGCCGGCTTCCTCTGGGACCGGCTCGGCTGGCACGATTGCCACCTGCTCAACGCTGCAGTCGTGATCGTCGTCGCCTTCGGCATCTGGCTGCTTAAACACCACGCCACCAGCCATCCGGCCGCCGATCACCAGCCCGACACTACCCCTGAAAACGGCACCCACAACACCCCCTATGCCAAGATGCCCGATCTCGCCTGGATGGGCTGGATCTTCGGCGGCGTCTGCTGTATGGCCGTCTCCATGGTCCGCGGAGTCTTCCCAACCACCGGCGCCGACCTGCAACTCTCGAAGTCAACTCAGGGACTCACCATGGCCGCCCTCAGCGCCTCCCAGGGCCTGATGGGCATGAGCCTTGCCTACGGCCGTTGGTGGATGTACCGCCCGTGGCCGATCCTCGCGATCGGCGCCGCCGGCACAGTCGCTCTCACCCTCTTCGCCCTCGCCGGAACCTCAACGACCTTCTATGTGGCGGCAGCCTGCCTCGGCCTCTACACCGGCTCCATGTACTTCTACCTGGTCTTCCATTCCCTGGTCCATCCTGAACGTAGCGCCCGATATGTCTCCATCAACGAGGCCATGGTCGGCCTCACCGGCATCGCCGGCCCGGCACTCGGCGGCCTGGTCGCCGACCTCCAGAGCCCGTCATCCTCATATCTCGTCACCGCAGCCATCGTGATGGTGGCCGTCGCTGTCCAGGCCGCCCTCCACGCCCGGCTGGCCACCAACCCGCCAGCCGCTACCAACAAGTAG
- the aceE gene encoding pyruvate dehydrogenase (acetyl-transferring), homodimeric type produces MASDPTRPSEGSAEETREWLESLDYVLREQGPERAWELVEVLRAWLCKKSGAPVFSAHTPYVNTIPAASQPAYPGNREVEKRIKSLIRWNAMATVVRANRESSGIGGHISTFASAATLYEVAFNHFFRGKDGASSGDQIYFQGHATPGIYARAFLEGRLRPEQLQNFRRELKSGGGVSSYPHPWLMPGFWEFPTVSMGLGPIMAIYQARFNRYLHDRGIKDTRSSRVWAFLGDGECDEPETLGALTLASREKLDNLLFVINCNLQRLDGPVRGNGKIIQELEAAFRGAGWNVIKVIWGSDWDPLLEQDKDGWLARRMQEAVDGDYQKYSVSPGSYTREHFFGKYPALAAMVKHLSDDFIQRMRRGGHDPEKVYAAYKAAIEHKGAPTVILAKTIKGYGLGEAGEGKNITHQQKKLNEQELREFRSRFGIPISDSEVAAAPFYRPPEDSPEICYLRERRQALGGFVPTRVVGSEPVAAPPLEVFNELLEGTGEREASTMMAFARLFTRLLREKDIGRLVVPIIPDEARTFGLEPLFRQCGIYASTGQLYEPVDRDTLLYYREAKDGQILEEGITEAGSMSSFIAAGTAYATHGVNMIPFFIYYSMFGFQRIGDLIWAAADMRCKGFLIGGTAGRTTLAGEGLQHQDGQSHLLASVVPTMQAYDPAFAYELAVIIQDGIRRMYQAREDVFYYLTIGNENYQQPKMPDGVAEGILRGLYRYQQSGLVSDRRVLLFGSGSILREGLRAADILAERYGVAADVWSATSYNLLRRECLEVERWNRLHPDGAPRKSHLAAALGDDSAPVVAASDYMKIVPDQIARWVPGGLTTLGTDGFGRSEDRPSLRRHFEVNAEHIVVTAIDALASRKMVKRDLVRQAIADMGVDPEATDPSRA; encoded by the coding sequence ATGGCATCGGACCCGACACGACCGTCTGAGGGGTCGGCGGAAGAGACCCGCGAATGGCTGGAGTCCCTGGACTATGTCCTGCGGGAGCAAGGGCCGGAGCGGGCCTGGGAACTGGTTGAGGTGCTGCGGGCATGGCTGTGCAAGAAGAGTGGAGCGCCGGTTTTTTCCGCCCACACGCCTTACGTCAACACGATCCCGGCGGCCAGCCAGCCTGCCTACCCGGGCAATCGGGAGGTTGAGAAGCGGATCAAGAGTCTGATTCGTTGGAATGCGATGGCGACGGTGGTGAGGGCGAACCGCGAATCGTCGGGGATTGGGGGGCACATTTCGACCTTTGCGTCGGCGGCCACGCTCTACGAAGTGGCCTTCAATCACTTTTTCAGAGGGAAAGACGGCGCGTCCTCGGGCGACCAGATTTACTTCCAAGGTCATGCCACACCGGGCATCTACGCGCGGGCCTTTTTGGAGGGGCGGCTTCGTCCGGAGCAGCTGCAGAACTTCCGGCGCGAACTCAAGAGTGGCGGCGGGGTCTCCTCCTATCCGCATCCGTGGCTGATGCCGGGTTTCTGGGAGTTTCCCACGGTTTCGATGGGGCTTGGCCCGATCATGGCGATCTATCAAGCCCGGTTCAACCGTTACCTGCACGATCGCGGCATCAAGGACACCCGTAGCAGTCGGGTATGGGCGTTCCTGGGGGATGGCGAGTGTGACGAGCCGGAGACGCTTGGCGCGTTGACTCTGGCCTCGCGTGAGAAGCTCGACAACCTGCTTTTCGTGATCAACTGCAATCTGCAGCGGCTGGATGGTCCGGTCCGAGGCAACGGCAAGATCATCCAGGAACTGGAGGCGGCGTTCCGTGGTGCCGGCTGGAACGTGATCAAGGTGATCTGGGGTAGCGACTGGGATCCGCTGCTGGAGCAGGACAAGGATGGGTGGTTGGCCCGCCGGATGCAGGAAGCGGTGGACGGCGACTACCAGAAGTACTCGGTGTCGCCGGGCTCGTACACCCGGGAGCATTTCTTCGGCAAGTACCCGGCGTTGGCGGCGATGGTCAAGCACCTCTCTGACGACTTCATCCAGCGGATGCGTCGTGGCGGGCACGATCCGGAGAAGGTTTACGCGGCCTACAAAGCGGCGATCGAGCACAAGGGTGCGCCGACGGTGATCCTCGCCAAGACGATCAAGGGTTACGGACTGGGGGAGGCTGGCGAAGGCAAGAACATCACGCACCAGCAGAAGAAGCTCAACGAGCAGGAGCTGCGCGAGTTCCGCAGCCGTTTTGGCATTCCGATCTCGGACAGCGAGGTTGCTGCCGCTCCGTTCTACCGGCCGCCGGAGGACAGTCCGGAGATCTGTTATCTTCGCGAACGTCGGCAAGCGCTGGGCGGATTCGTGCCGACGCGGGTGGTCGGATCAGAGCCGGTGGCCGCTCCGCCGCTGGAGGTCTTCAACGAGTTGCTCGAGGGTACCGGAGAGCGTGAGGCATCGACGATGATGGCCTTCGCCCGGCTGTTTACCCGACTGCTGCGGGAGAAGGATATCGGCCGGCTGGTTGTCCCGATCATTCCGGACGAGGCTCGGACTTTCGGCCTCGAGCCGCTGTTCCGCCAATGCGGCATCTACGCCAGTACTGGTCAGCTCTACGAGCCGGTGGACCGGGATACGCTGTTGTACTACCGCGAGGCCAAGGACGGCCAGATTCTCGAGGAGGGCATTACGGAAGCGGGATCGATGTCTTCGTTCATTGCTGCCGGGACGGCGTATGCGACTCACGGCGTGAACATGATCCCGTTTTTCATCTACTACTCGATGTTCGGATTCCAGCGGATTGGTGACCTGATCTGGGCGGCGGCGGACATGCGCTGCAAGGGTTTCCTCATTGGGGGTACGGCTGGTCGGACCACCCTGGCGGGCGAGGGGCTCCAGCACCAGGACGGCCAGAGCCACCTCCTGGCCTCGGTTGTGCCGACCATGCAGGCGTATGACCCGGCTTTCGCCTACGAGCTTGCGGTGATCATTCAGGACGGCATCCGGCGAATGTACCAGGCCCGCGAGGACGTGTTCTACTACTTGACGATCGGAAATGAGAACTACCAGCAGCCGAAGATGCCTGACGGGGTAGCCGAGGGTATTCTGAGAGGTCTGTACCGTTACCAGCAATCGGGCCTGGTCAGCGACCGGAGGGTGTTGCTGTTCGGCAGCGGATCGATTCTTCGGGAAGGGCTACGGGCGGCCGATATACTGGCGGAGCGGTATGGCGTAGCCGCCGATGTCTGGAGCGCGACCAGCTACAACCTGCTGCGGCGCGAGTGTTTGGAGGTCGAGCGTTGGAACCGGCTTCACCCGGACGGAGCTCCGCGGAAGTCGCACCTTGCGGCCGCTCTGGGGGACGATTCCGCCCCGGTGGTAGCGGCTTCGGACTATATGAAGATCGTGCCTGACCAGATCGCCCGCTGGGTACCGGGGGGTTTGACCACGCTGGGGACTGACGGGTTCGGGCGGAGCGAGGACCGGCCGTCGCTGCGGCGGCACTTCGAGGTCAATGCCGAGCACATTGTCGTGACGGCGATTGACGCTCTGGCCAGTCGCAAGATGGTAAAGAGGGACCTAGTCCGGCAGGCGATTGCGGACATGGGTGTGGACCCGGAGGCGACTGACCCGTCGCGGGCGTGA